The window GCGGGCTGCCCAGGAGGCGCACCATCCATTCTCAGGACACGCCACATTGTGTCTCGGCAACAAAGCTAGTGATCACAGCGCGCCGGCAAGGCATGCCACTGCCTCCTTAGGGTGTGCGGCGGCGCAGCCTCCGCAggtgccgccgacgccgacgccgcgtcgTCGACGGCGCAGTATGATGGTTCACCCAGAACCACCGGAGCACACAACGGACGGCATGCCTGTGATTCTCGAGTCGATGGCACTCGTATCCACCCCGCCCGTGGCGAAACGCGTGCGCCTTTTTGGAGTCTACATCGACGTTCCTCCACTGCGCCCAGGCGGCGAGGCAACACAAGATTTCAACCCATGATGATGGCGTGCCATCCGTGGACAGGAACGCCCTCAAGAGGAGGCGAGCTGCTGCGGACAATTAACGCCTCCTGATCGAATTGTATCGTTTAGATTGCAAGTTCTGCGTCATTCTCGCGGCTTTGATTATTGAATTCTTAATTTGTTAGGACTTTGGCTCCTGAACAATTCTTTGGTGAATATTATGTTTTTTGGCAACATGTATGGCAGCAGAAATGTTTTTCATCAtcttttatattaaaattttgtttcATTCTTCCATGCAGGTCAATGGTGTTCAAATACTTTAACTTTCCCAATTTCCATTTCCAAATCAGTagcttctttttaaaaaaaaaaactaaaacactAATTTCTTGGTCATATAAGTATAATCCTTTCATGAAACCCGATAATTATTACAATTAGCTGCCCAATTAGTGCATTCCGTTCGAGATATGAACAAATTCAAGGTTTTCTTTTCACATTTCTACATTATTGCAATTGAATCGATTCATACAGACATAATGTTGTTCGGTATTCGTTCATATACACACAAAGACGATGTTTTCCTGTATATATGTCATGGTATTTCCATTCCGGATACATGGTGATGGGTCCCCCACGTAACAGTGAATCTAGCTAGTACAACTCCAAGTGATAAGGCACCATTTCATTCGACTTAGCTGATCTACTCTCTTGTTTTCAGTTTCTTGTGAGCACACTCTTCGAAGTGCTAAATGTTGTATTTGTTTTAAAAACTTTCTTTTGTAGAAGtttctttctaaaaaaataaaataaaatatttatttaaatttataatacttaattaatcatgtactaagGATATGCTTTGTTTCACGTGTGGCTGATTAGGCAGCCTATATAACTCTGCCAAACTCGACCTAATCTACTTGTCTTGCTTGTCCCGTGAAGAGAATCTCTCTAGCTCTTTCTAATTCATATACTCctcccgtcctaaaatataataacttttagccattaaaatttttcccaaaatataataatttctccaCTAACATTCTCTttctaaccaatcacaaccctccaccattcacttttcctaactacctccactactcaaccaatcacaaccctctatCATTcatttctacctactttcttgaTAACCGTGTCCacctctaaaaatacttatattatggaacggaggaacGTAGTAGTATTTATGCCCTTCCTAATTTGTGGTGATGAAGGCCATGGGCATAGGCGGCCCTACCAGATCAACCGGCCTTGTGACTCGTGCCACTGGAAGACAACCATTAAAGAGGAGCAGATGGGCAACCAGCCATCCATCTTGTAGGTGCAGCCAATGTGAACGTGTCCCGATAGCCCAGCAGCCCATTAGGCCCCATCTACAGTTCTACACTCTCTCCACCTTATCTCTAGTCTTCCTAGCGTTATATTGAGCGCGAACTACGGAATGAGCGGCCCTTCGGCTTTGGCGATGGGAGCAGGAGTGGGCTACACGTTGACGATGGCATCGCAACGACGGCCTCTCCCCGGTGAGCTCCCTCCGCTCTCCCTCCAGTGCGAAGTCTAGATCGAGGTCAGCTTCGATTCCTTGCCTCCTCTGCCACTGGCGCAACCCCGCCCGGTCGGCCTCCACCCACTCCCCTTCGTCTTGCTTTGCCCCCGCCACCACCAGCTATCGATCCTACAactccggcggcgccaccgccgcctcgccacctGCCTTTGTCCGCCTCCCACCAACGGTTCATCACCTCATAGGCCATCCCCCTAAACCCGATGCCCCACTTCCCCCTTCCCATTGCCACCCTCCTCTCACTTGATCAAGACATGGTCCCGATCTCCCGGTAGGTATCAATAAGTCGATTGAGGATAACTCAACGCGGGTGATCTAAAGGCTCCGACCTGAATTATTGAACCCCTCATAATCACTACACCACTGCTCTGTTGGTTATCAATTGTGCCGAAACACATTAGAACCCACCAAGAAGGCTATTTCCTAGCGAATCAATAGTACAAGCAAGAGGGTTGCAGAAGTAATCTGAATATTACAAATATACGATGAATCTCCCAAGTTTGTGTTCCACAAACCGAACTAGTGGCAAAATTGGATTTCGCAAAATAATGTCAGCAAAATCCGACATGAGAACGGCTattgaataaatatgattaaaaACATCCTAGGGTTAGCCTTAAGTCCAAAAATTGTTTCGAACTAGATAAGGTACGTGGATTGCGTTTACAATTCTGGACAACTCGGAAGGAATTTTGACATGAGGCAAATAATGTATGAAAGTGGACTCATAAGTTCTATAACAAATACACATAGGCTCTAAGAGAACTTCTGGATCAGCAGATATGTATGTTTAAAGTTGATATTGTCAGAAGACCCGAACTCACGAACAAAATTTATCTCTTGTCTATTATAGTTAAAAAATGATGATGAAGCATGAGAGGAGAATAGGGCAAGGCCTGATGTTGGTCCCCGATCCACCTCAGTGACCATGCGAACATTCCCTGCACATGTTCCACTTTGCTTCACCCATACGAGTACTTCTGCAACACACAACTCAATGTGTAGCATCCTTCGTTCAAATGCATGTCTACCATAATAAACATGCACCTTGAGTTCATTGATGATGTGTAACATAAATATGGTCATATCCGAGCAGATGATGTATTGATCACAACCCTATCCTCGAATCCAAACCCGAGCGCTTATCGTGCCACCATCGGAATGTATTTGCGAGAATCCCATCACGCACATGTTCACAAATTAAGTTTTACATCATGTCGTACTTTACTCTTGATGCTTTTCTATAAATACCCTGCTAGAGTGGAGGAAATCGTGATGATGTGAACCACCAACTTGTCCATCCACTGGCACCGATCAATGATCATCTACTAGTCAGTTTGAAGGATGCCAACTGATGAAACCcgttacaaaagaaaaaaagaaagaccataattttcaaaaaaaaaaaacaaagaaagaccATGCTCAGCCTTGGGTACCTGATCTAAAGGAAAAATTAGGCGCCCATTATCCATTGTTGGGCACACGCTCTCTGCTAGGAGCATGTTTGGTTGCTTGACTACACTCAGCCTAGTGCAGGCAACTAAACAGGCATGCCCCCTCTTTGTTTCTCTATGCTACAATTTAAAAGGACACTACTTGTGTAGTTAGCTAGTTTCTCATCTTGTATCTTCCTCACTTTAAATGGTTTTTCTCCCAAACCACCTATCCTATTTACGATCTAATTATAATAAATATTTGTTTtgatttaatatttataataagaTCAAACACGACTATATtctgataaaaaatatatgttttaacTGTTAAAATTTGATGCTTCATTTATAAGAAACAAATGTTTTAActagaatttaattatgttgcacATTTAAGTTTTTTGTTACAAGAATTTTTTCAATGTTGCACATGGTATTGTTTTAATGTGTCATTTAATGTTTACAAATATAAcagatttgtatttttttaattgtttcaGCAAATAGATTGGAatgtatcaatatttacaactCCATGTTTCACGTAtgatataaaaaaatgtttcaattaggaatatattatcacatatatttttttcatcagaaatataatcatgtaaaatCTTGTTGTAAAGGTTTAGTTACAATGAATTCAACGGTGCAATTAGATTGTATATCGAATAAAttatttaggagaaaaaattatttaaaatttgataAAGAAAGTTGTTTTTTGTTGAGAGAAAATTGATGTTGTGTAGCACATCATGCATGGAAAGGTTAAGGTAACAATGAGATGTTTTTTTCTTCGATATGTTAAAATCGGGCAGGGTACTAAGACAAATTCATCCAAGAACCACATTTGGCACTTTTATCAGGTTAGTATATGCCCTTCGATTTATTCGCAGAAAGAAGGGCTTACTGGTTCAAACCAAAATATAAGTTAAAAGGACCAATATCCTTCTTTGCTTATATGAATTGCAGTCAAGTACCGTAGCAGAGATTTTCTTTACAGTAAACACCACAATATTACAGCAGCAAAATATGGATTTCCAAATTCTTTGCTAGGACAATTAGTTTGGTGCTACAACAAAAACTGCTCCAGTAGCGCAAGCTCGGGAGAACGAGTAAATATAACTTGTTATATAACATACAAAAACTGTATAAGTAATTAAAGAAGCGCATATGAACCAACAATTTAAAGTCTCAAGGCAGCAATTGCTTCAGGCCTGAAGTCAATCCGAAGCCCTAACACCCTCCTAACCTCTGCTGGTGTCAAAAGCCATGTCAGATGCCCGGCATTGTCACCCCAGAAATCCAGTATCTCCGATACCCGCTCAAAATTCAGAATTGTTGACATCTGGGAAAGTCTTGAGAACTTGTCTCGGACTGGTCTCTGTGACATTTCCGAGAAATGGTTGATCAGGGAGCGTACCTCCTTGTCGAGCTGGAGCCCACCAAGCTGGCTGAACCTCTTCTGCATCATTATCACTTCAAGCCTCTTGACAATGAAGTCGATGATTAAGTGCACAAAGGAATCATAGTTGTTTGATGTCATCACGGGCTGGAGCCATGCAACATTAGTATTAACTGTAAGGAGAAGCTTCTGCACCCATGGATCATTCACCTCATTTTCTCCATATTCGGCATCATCCAGCTCATAACTGACAGTGGCAACAGTGTCCAGAACAGGACGAACACGGGGTGCCACAGATGCCACTAAATGCTCCAGTCCAGAATGAAGGATCTTCTTGAAGGAAGCACTGATCTCACCTAGCTCAGATAAACAGGATTTGATTTTCTCTCGGTCAGCAGGAGCATGAAAAGCCTGTTGAACAACAGGAATAGTCAGTACAGCTGGGTTGTCAACACGAAAATACTATGCTACGAACAAAGTGATTTTATCAGATAAGAGTGAAACTATTAGTTGTTTTTGGTGTAATTAAGGTATTTTGAAAGCTCATTGTAAAGTTTTAATTTGCCAGCAGGTTTCTCCCACATTCCTAATTCATTTTTGACATGCGCATGGTCTCCAATACATACATTTGACAATTAAACTTTCTCAATGAATGTTATCAGCATTATAATATCTACAAAATTCCTCTTTCAAATATAATATGGTTGGATTTATCATGTGACATGTCTGTGTGTTCCTCACCTTATCATGTCTATTTTGCAGTAAAACCATGTGTCACTAACTTATTTCAGTCAATCAAATGCACTACAATTCAGGGTTGTAAGCACAAATGAACCAACTAGGTAACAAGTAACATGGAGTCCCTAAGTCCATCGCAAACACAGTAATAAGATGTGTGCATGATTTATGTTCCATACTTATTTCATAGCTAAGAAATTTAGAACGAAGCACTCAGCTAGTCAGCTTCCAATCAGGTACGCAGCATCCCAGCTCCACAACCCCAACAGGGCAGTCAAATTCCTCCATGGAATGAAGCAGCTGGAGGTAGCCAAGTTTTACTAGGGAGTTCAGTGCTTCAATGAGGCAGTAGCAATGCACTTAAAATATTGTTGGTGACGACTGGCCACAAGACCACGCTGTGGCAGGCCTTGTGCAATGGGTGTCAAAAATGTTAGACATCAAAACATGTTTGTTGCTACAAATATGTTATCCTTTTGCAATTTGTTCTCTAAAGTGTTGCAATTGCAACTATTCCTTCTCAATGATACAATGTTGCCCAGTAGATATTAGCTAGACTTTTTACATTTGTTGAACCAAGGGGGCATTTTGCTGCAATTTTGTTATATAAATGTTGCCGTTCAATGATTTAGAGGCACACAGTAGGATGCCTAAGACTAAATCACTCAGGGGACGATGCGACAGGAACAACTTCCTTCAGACATTTGTCAAGTCCTTCTAGTTCCAATGTAGGAAAAAAGCTAAGAGGAATCAAGGTCAACCATGAGCATCGGATTTAATCTTCTGGAAATAAAACTATGACTACATTTCCTACCCATCTGCAggcttgccaaaaaaaattactaccATTTTTTCCCTTTATTTCATGGTTGTGCAGAAAGATGCACTTTCCGGTGACAGCAGGTCATTTGTTTTCAGGAAGCAGCAGCATGTATTTGACAAATCTCTTCAAAGGCAGCAACCATTCTGCTACCCTCCAAGCATGCAATCATCACATCCAAATATATTCAACTAGCTTAGGGGGTCACTGGTGGAAACCTGGGAGCGTTGGTTTGCAAATGCATCTGTATGACAACATGCATGCAACATTTGATCGTTTTGGGTCAATGGTGAGTGGGTAAGAGCACAGATACAGTTCTTGCTCTTGAAAAGGCTCCTTAGAGACGTACTAGTTCAAATAGCTGCATGCTAACATTGATTTTTTGTGGATGAGTGAGCACAATCACTACAAAACATTGTGCAGGTGTGACAGATGCAGCAAACTGTTTCAATTTCCTTAGCAAAAGTTAGCCTGGTAAAGTGAACATTATAATTTGACAGATATTATGTACTAGACAACAATGTTGATCAGATACATAAAAATAGGTTACAAATTCAAGTGAACCGTGGAGGGAGCGAACAAAATGAACTGTTATtataatgaaaaagaaaaggtgagaTTGCACAATTTGTAGCTTTTATCTCCATCCAACAGGAGATAGATTTAGCAAATAGCAGTGGACCGTTATTGAAAACAAATTGCACCATAATTGTAGGAAGTTCCTAAAGATTTATCTACAGGTTACAGCATAGCTAAATATATCCTAACTAAGAGACTATTTATTCAAGGAAGACACATATAACCCTTTTACATATGTGATGCTGTTTTGGTGCCACTCATAAGGTGTGACAACATGATATTATCAACTACTTTCTAGAGGCTTCTTTCACTAAACAAATTACAAGAACTGGACAAAAGCACCGATATCTTAAATTGTAATAACTGAGAGACTACTTGATTAATCATGATATCTTAAATCCCAAATGAATGCAAgttatgaagagaagaaaaggttaACACTGACCTCTGAACAGAGCTCCTCAATCTCATGACGGAGCTTCAGGACATACTCTGAGCTAACATCCATGTTGTTCAGCGCAGTTGCAATCTCCTCACCAGTCTTCTGAACACCAACACCACCAAGAAAGAGCTTTGCACCCAAGTTTGGTTCCCTCATCCTCCATTGCAGTGCTTCCTGGTACTCATTGCTCAGTAGGCTCGCCGCCCCACCAAGCACTGCAAAAATTGAGTTTATACTTGCAGTGGATGCTGCTCTTCGGCAGCAACTCTGCAGTACGAAGAACACATCATCCACCATTGATGTTGTGAGACCATCAGGCACTGGTTCATCAATCCGGATGGCTTTCCTTACATTCTCAACCATGAAGAATTCTTCCAGGATCACATAAAACCCAGTTAAATCCTGCACCATTTTATTGAAGCTACCATTCCGGAAGGACTTCATCGCTTGTGGTCCCAGCTCAGGTTTGACATCTCGCAATCCACGAATCTTATTCACCATAAATTCAGTATAGTCTTCACCAAGCTGTGTCAGTGACAGAATCTCCTCAAGATAGAGCTCGACCTCCCTGGGGTCAGGCCCTTCATTGCCCCCTGCAGCATTGGCCACAGAACTCACCACAGAGAGGAGGTTCTTGGTATATGAGTTTATATCCGAGGCAAGACGTGCAAGTTTCCTGTAATCAGCATATCGGCGCAGTATCTGTGTGCCCCGGGAATCACACTCCTCCTGCAGCTCAATGATGGCATAGGCAACACCATCCTCACCTCTGAGTTCACGAAGCACAGCATCATTCTCCTCAACGGCCAGGACAATGTCCTTGAAGAGACGGGTAAGGCAGCCAACAAAATCAGGCCGCTCTGAAGTAGGCTGTGTTGCAGAGGTTAACTCAGCTAGGTGCTCGAAGTCGGCACGAGCGCGCAGGGCGACGACCTTCTTGAGGTAGGCGACATAGACCTGCAATCCCTCATCAGCGAGAGCGAGGAGAGGGaagaggcggacgaggcggAGAACGGCGGGATGGTTCAGCGCGTCCACAGCATCCGCCAGCCTTCGGCGCGCGAGCCCCTCCAGCCTGCGCTTGATGTCCAGAAGGTCGCGGCGGAGGTCGTCATCGGTGGGGAACCGGGCGTCGATGGCGAGGAAGTCGtgcgcggcggtggcagcggccgtGAGATCATCCGCCGCCAGAGCACGGCGTGCGGCGTCGAGCGCGCGGGACCTATCGAGCGCCGCCTCGGCGCGCGCGAGGGCGGCCTCCGCCCTGGAGTGCGCGGCGTCGAGGTGGCGCACGCGGGAGGAGAGCGCCTCGGccagcgcggcggtggaggaggaggagtccctgagcgcggcggcgtcggaggcggcgagcgagaggagcggcggggcggagcggagaagggaggcggcggcgcggtcgaggtcggggcggcgggcgaggagcgCGTCGAGGCGGGCGTCGAGGGCGCGCTGGTAGGCGACGCACTCGTGGAGGAggcgggtggcggcgccggcgtcggtgaGGGCGCGgagggcgacgacggaggcCGGGTCGCCGAAGTCGAGGGACGGGGCGGTGTCGGTGGAGGCGTCGGGGGGCAGCGCGGCATCGGGGCGTGGGGAGCGCGGGATGGGCAAGGGGTAGGACGCCACAGCCATGCCGGCCAGCCGCGGCGCCGGGGATCGCCGAGATCTCGGTGGGTAATTCGCGGGATCTGGGTGCTCTCCTCTCGGTGCTCTCTACTGTGGCCTGCCTGTGGGAGGCCTAGGGGGGTAGTTTGCCGGGCTGCGGGTGAAGGGCATTTCTGCGGGGAAAATTAATTTGCTTTCGAATGTTTCATTGTTAAGCAAACTGTTTTTATTTAAATCTAGGTTGCGAGCTATTATATT of the Oryza sativa Japonica Group chromosome 2, ASM3414082v1 genome contains:
- the LOC9267023 gene encoding conserved oligomeric Golgi complex subunit 4; the protein is MAVASYPLPIPRSPRPDAALPPDASTDTAPSLDFGDPASVVALRALTDAGAATRLLHECVAYQRALDARLDALLARRPDLDRAAASLLRSAPPLLSLAASDAAALRDSSSSTAALAEALSSRVRHLDAAHSRAEAALARAEAALDRSRALDAARRALAADDLTAAATAAHDFLAIDARFPTDDDLRRDLLDIKRRLEGLARRRLADAVDALNHPAVLRLVRLFPLLALADEGLQVYVAYLKKVVALRARADFEHLAELTSATQPTSERPDFVGCLTRLFKDIVLAVEENDAVLRELRGEDGVAYAIIELQEECDSRGTQILRRYADYRKLARLASDINSYTKNLLSVVSSVANAAGGNEGPDPREVELYLEEILSLTQLGEDYTEFMVNKIRGLRDVKPELGPQAMKSFRNGSFNKMVQDLTGFYVILEEFFMVENVRKAIRIDEPVPDGLTTSMVDDVFFVLQSCCRRAASTASINSIFAVLGGAASLLSNEYQEALQWRMREPNLGAKLFLGGVGVQKTGEEIATALNNMDVSSEYVLKLRHEIEELCSEAFHAPADREKIKSCLSELGEISASFKKILHSGLEHLVASVAPRVRPVLDTVATVSYELDDAEYGENEVNDPWVQKLLLTVNTNVAWLQPVMTSNNYDSFVHLIIDFIVKRLEVIMMQKRFSQLGGLQLDKEVRSLINHFSEMSQRPVRDKFSRLSQMSTILNFERVSEILDFWGDNAGHLTWLLTPAEVRRVLGLRIDFRPEAIAALRL